In Pseudoroseomonas cervicalis, the DNA window CGAATTGCAGCGCGGGGGAAGGGGTCCCGCATCATCAGAATAGGGGATGGATTGCCAGGAACTGGAACTGGTACCACCCCTTGCTTGCTTCGGCGATGGGCAGCACGGCCATTTCCTGCACCGGTCGCAGGCAGGGCCGGTTCCATTCCGCCCCCGCAAGGCCCAGGCCGCCGCCCGGCCCCGGCTGGTGCGCCATTTGCATGGCCTCTCCCGCACCACTGGAACGGGGCGGGTCGATTGCGCGCGGATGTGGAACTGATCGGCGTCACCAAGCGCTACGGCACGGCCGTGGCGGTCGAGGGCATCTCGCTGGAGATCCCGCCCGCCAGCTATTGCTGCCTGCTCGGCCCCTCGGGCTGCGGCAAGACCAGCACGCTGCGCATGATCGCCGGGCATGAAGAGGTCAGCGAGGGCGACATCCTGCTGGCCGGGCGCAATGTCACCACCCTGCCGCCGGCCGCCCGCGGCACGGCGATGATGTTCCAGTCCTACGCCCTGTTCCCGCATCTGACGGCACTGGAGAACATTGCTTTCGGTTTGCGCATGCGCGGTGTCGCCAAGGCCGAGCGGCTGGCGCGGGCGCGGGAGTTCCTGCGGCTGGTGCAGCTGGAGAAGATGGCGGAGCGGCTGCCGGCGCAGCTCTCGGGCGGGCAGCAGCAGCGCGTGGCGCTGGCCCGCGCGCTGATCACCAGCCCCAAGGTGCTGCTGCTGGACGAGCCGCTTTCCGCCCTCGACCCCTTCCTGCGCACCCAGATGCGCGAGGAGCTGAAGCGGCTGCAGCGCGAGCTCGGCATCAGCTTCATCCATGTGACGCATGGGCAGGAGGAGGCGATGGCGCTGTCCGACATCGCCGTGGTCATGGACCAGGGGCGCATCGCCCAGGCCGGCCCGCCGCGCGAGATCTTCGAGCGCCCGGCCAGCGCCTTCGTCGCCCGCTTCATCGGCGGGCACAATGTCATCGCCCTGCCGCAGGGCCGCTTCGCCGTGCGCACCGACCGCACCCGCCTGGCCGCCACCGGCGGGCCGGCGCCGGCGGCGGGCCCCAGCCTGTCCGGCCACGTCAGCGCCGTCGAGTACCAGGGCAGCGCCGTGCGCGTGGTGCTGCGCGCCGCCGATGGCCAGACCGCCGAGGCGCTGCTGCCGGATGCCGTGTTCCACGCCTCGCCCGTCGCGCCGGGCGAGGCCGCCACCCTGGGCTGGGAGGCGCATGAGGCGCACCCCCTGCCCCAGGGCGCCGCCTGAAGCGCCGCAAGAGCACAGAACAAGACTGGACAGGAGAGCGTGCGAATGAGCGAGACCAAGACCACCCTCACCCGGCGCGGCGCGCTGGGGCTGGCCGGCGCGGCGCTGGGCAGCGGGGCCATCACCGGCTTCCCCACCCTCTGGGCGCAGAACATCCGCAACGTGACGCTGCGGCAGATCGGCACCGGCGTCTCCGGCCTGAACCCGATCGCCGAGCAGGTGAAGAAGGATCTGGGCTTCACCCTGCAGCTGACGGTGACCGACACCGACGCCGTGGCGCAGCGCGCCGCCACGCAGTCGCGCAGCTTCGACATCGCCGATATCGAGTATTTCAGCATCAAGAAGGTCTACCCGACCGGGGTGATGCAGCCGATCGACACCAGCCGCATCAAGCTGGCCGACAAGATCGTGCCGATCTTCACCACCGGCAAGCTGATGCCGGATTCGGTGGTGGCGCAGGGCACCAGCCCCTATTCCGTGGGCTTCGTGCAGGACGCCAATGCGCGCGGCTTCGCCAGCCAGCGCACCGGGCTGATGACGCTGCTGCCCACCATCTACAATGCCGACACGCTGGGCATCCGCCCCGACCTGGTCGGCCGGCCGATCCGCAACTGGCGCGACCTGCTGGACCCCGCCTTCAAGGGCAAGGCCAGCATCCTGAACATCCCGGGCATCGGCATCATGGACGCCGCCATGGTGGCGGAAAGCGCCGGCCTGGTGAAATACGCCGACAAGGGCAACATGACCCGGGCGGAGATCGACCAGACCATCGCCTTCCTGATCGAGGCCAAGCGCGCGGGCCAGTTCCGCGCCTTCTGGAAGACCTTCGACGAGAGCGTGAACCTGATGGCCTCGGGCGAGGTGGTGATCCAGTCCATGTGGTCGCCCGCCGTCACCGCGGTGCGCTCGCGCGGCATTCCCTGCGTCTACCAGCCGCTGGAGGAAGGCTATCGCGCCTGGGGCTCGGGCCTCGGGCTGATGCGCCACCTGTCGGGCCTGCAGCTGGATGCCGCCTATGAATACCTGAACTGGTACCTCTCCGGCTGGGCCGGCGCCTTCCTCAACCGCCAGGGCTATTATTCGGCGGTGCTGGAGACGGCGAAGGCGCAGATGACCGAGAATGAGTGGGGCTACTGGATGGAGGGCAAGCCCGCCGCCAGCGACATCATCGCCCCCGACGGCAAGGTGATGGAGAAGGCCGGCGCGGTGCGCGATGGCGGTTCCTTCCAGGAGCGCATGGGCCGGGTGGTGTGCTGGAACTCGGTGATGAACGAGGACCGCTACATGGTCCAGAAATGGAACGAGTTCATCGCGGCCTAAGTATCCTGCCTGTGCGATTCACGCTTCCGGCGTGCCGCCTCAAGCGATCGCAAGGTTTAGTTAGCCTGTGCGATTCACGCTTTCGGCGTGCCGCCTCAAGCGATCGCACAGGCGGCGGGGTCCGGGGGGATCCTGTCCCCCCGGCGGGTGCCCCAAAGGCGCCCTTGGGGGGGCAGCGCCCCCTGGCCTGGGCCCGAGTGACGCGGAGCATTGATGACCCGATGGTT includes these proteins:
- a CDS encoding ABC transporter ATP-binding protein produces the protein MRADVELIGVTKRYGTAVAVEGISLEIPPASYCCLLGPSGCGKTSTLRMIAGHEEVSEGDILLAGRNVTTLPPAARGTAMMFQSYALFPHLTALENIAFGLRMRGVAKAERLARAREFLRLVQLEKMAERLPAQLSGGQQQRVALARALITSPKVLLLDEPLSALDPFLRTQMREELKRLQRELGISFIHVTHGQEEAMALSDIAVVMDQGRIAQAGPPREIFERPASAFVARFIGGHNVIALPQGRFAVRTDRTRLAATGGPAPAAGPSLSGHVSAVEYQGSAVRVVLRAADGQTAEALLPDAVFHASPVAPGEAATLGWEAHEAHPLPQGAA
- a CDS encoding PotD/PotF family extracellular solute-binding protein produces the protein MSETKTTLTRRGALGLAGAALGSGAITGFPTLWAQNIRNVTLRQIGTGVSGLNPIAEQVKKDLGFTLQLTVTDTDAVAQRAATQSRSFDIADIEYFSIKKVYPTGVMQPIDTSRIKLADKIVPIFTTGKLMPDSVVAQGTSPYSVGFVQDANARGFASQRTGLMTLLPTIYNADTLGIRPDLVGRPIRNWRDLLDPAFKGKASILNIPGIGIMDAAMVAESAGLVKYADKGNMTRAEIDQTIAFLIEAKRAGQFRAFWKTFDESVNLMASGEVVIQSMWSPAVTAVRSRGIPCVYQPLEEGYRAWGSGLGLMRHLSGLQLDAAYEYLNWYLSGWAGAFLNRQGYYSAVLETAKAQMTENEWGYWMEGKPAASDIIAPDGKVMEKAGAVRDGGSFQERMGRVVCWNSVMNEDRYMVQKWNEFIAA